Proteins encoded in a region of the Podarcis muralis chromosome 4, rPodMur119.hap1.1, whole genome shotgun sequence genome:
- the SLC35F2 gene encoding solute carrier family 35 member F2 isoform X1 — MEGLPSTSLELKNGNLAAPAVAATAAAAAPSSSPPPTPAAVSPRSFRSSFLTRVRDKLCSWHIVKTLFLGQILSLFICGTAVTSQYLADKYQVNTPMLQSFINYCLLFLVYTMILAFRKDDDNLWQILRRKWWKYILLGLVDVEANYSIVKAYQYTTLTSVQLLDCFGIPVLMALSWFILRARYKLIHFIAVAVCLLGVGTMVGADVLAERHNGEGTDVVIGDVLVLLGASLYAISNVSEEYIVKNLSRVEFLGMVGLFGTIISGLQLAIVEHKDIASIQWNWKVVLLFLAFALCMFGLYSFMPVVIKVTSATSVNLGILTADLYSLFFGLFLFDYKFSALYILSFAVIMVGFIMYCSTPTRSAEAASTSLPLGSSTGFDNLALKIEENHLNVSIVSPAQRSKEGSQTEEVLDTKLTVL; from the exons ATGGAAGGTTTGCCTTCGACCTCCTTGGAGCTGAAGAATGGAAACCTCGCCGCGCCGGCtgttgcagcaacagcagcagcggcggcaccatcatcatcaccaccaccaacaccAGCAGCCGTTTCCCCACGATCCTTCCGCAGCAGCTTTCTGACACGTGTCCGGGACAAGCTCTGCTCTTG GCATATTGTGAAAACGCTTTTCCTGGGTCAGATACTTTCGCTGTTCATATGTGGGACTGCGGTTACAAGCCAGTACTTAGCCGACAAGTACCAGGTCAACACTCCAATGCTGCAGAGTTTCATCAACTATTGCCTGCTTTTCCTCGTGTATACAATGATTCTGGCCTTCAGAAAAG ATGACGACAACCTCTGGCAGATCCTGCGAAGGAAATGGTGGAAGTACATTTTGCTTGGATTAGTTGACGTTGAAGCCAACTACTCCATCGTCAAAGCCTACCAGTATACCACCCTGacaagtgtccag CTCCTAGACTGCTTTGGGATTCCTGTGCTGATGGCTTTATCGTGGTTCATCCTCCGCGCAAGATACAAACTGATCCATTTCATTGCGGTTGCTGTCTGCCTGTTGGGAGTAGGCACCATGGTTGGTGCGGACGTGTTAGCTGAGAGGCACAATGGGGAAG GTACCGACGTGGTGATCGGCGATGTCTTAGTCCTCCTTGGTGCTTCCTTATATGCCATTTCGAATGTGAGTGAGGAATACATTGTGAAAAATCTGAGCAGAGTGGAGTTTCTAGGAATGGTGGGCTTGTTTGGGACTATTATCAGCGGTCTGCAGCT AGCCATTGTGGAACATAAAGACATTGCTTCTATTCAGTGGAACTGGAAAGTTG tGCTGCTCTTCCTGGCCTTTGCACTGTGCATGTTCGGACTGTACAGCTTCATGCCAGTCGTGATCAAAGTAACCAGCGCTACATCCGTCAACTTGGGCATTCTGACCGCTGACCTCTACAGCCTCTTCTTTGGGCTCTTTCTCTTCGACTACAAG TTTTCAGCACTGTATATCCTGTCCTTTGCTGTCATAATGGTGGGATTCATCATGTATTGCTCAACGCCGACCCGCAGTGCAGAGGCCGCTTCGACCAGCTTGCCTCTGGGATCCAGTACTGGGTTTGACAATCTTGCCTTAAAAATTGAAGAGAACCACCTGAATGTGTCCATCGTCTCACCTGCACAACGCAGCAAGGAAGGGAGTCAGACAGAGGAAGTGCTAGACACAAAACTaaccgtcttgtga